The genomic window CAATGAACTAGGAGTTTTGTTTAACTTTGATATGATAGGAACTATTGCTATTGGATTAATTTCTTTAATTGTTGGTAAAAAGATGAAAGAAAAATTAACTTTTCTTGATAGATTTGGAATACCGGCAGCTGTATTAGGAGGAATTTTATTTGCAACTATTCACTTAATTATAAGAGTTATTGGTGTAGGAAGTATATCTTATGATACAACTTTCCAAACTCCTTTTATGGTTGTATTTTTTACAACAATAGGATTAGGTTCTTCAATAGAGGGATTAAAAAAAGGTGGAAAATTATTAATCATCTTCTGGCTTTTAAGTGGAGTTATGACATTTATGCAAACTGTAATAGGTGTAAGTCTTGCAAAAGTAACTGGAATTAATCCATTATTAGGAGTAATGGCTGGTTCAGTTTCAATGTCAGGAGGACATGGTTCAGCTGGAGCTTTTGGTCAAACAATAGAAGAATTAGGAGTAACTGGAGGATTAACAGTAGCTTTATCAGCAGCTACTTTCGGACTTATAGCTGGAGGACTTTTAGGTTCACCATTAGCTATTCATTTAATTAGAAAATTTAACTTAAAACCAAAAGATGTAGTAAATAAAGACCAAGTTGAGAAAAAATCATCTACAGAAAGAAGAGAAATTACTTTTAATTCAATGATGAGCCATGTAACAATGCTTTCAATTGTAATGACTCTAGGAATTGCTTTAAGTACTTTCTTAAAATCTCAATTAGGAATTGCTTTACCTTCATATGTAGGGGCTATGTTCTGTGCAATTATTTTTAACAATTTAAATATTAAATTCAAATGGCTTGATTTAGATAGAAATCTTTTAAATATCATTGGTGAAACTTCATTAAATATTTTCTTATCAATGGCTTTAATTTCTTTAAAATTATGGGAACTAGCTGCTTTAGCTGTACCTTTATTAATAATTTTAATGGCTCAAGTTTTATTTATGTGGGTTTATACAAGATTTATAGTATTTAAAGCTATGGGAGGAGATTATGATGCTGCTGTAATGATATCAGGAATGTGTGGTTCAGGTCTTGGAGCTACAACAAATGCTATGATAAATATGGAAGAGGTAAGTTCAAAATATGGTTATACAGTAAATCCATATTTAATAGTACCTTTAACAGGAGCATTTTTAATAGATATATTCCAAATGCCTGTAATTATAACAGCAATAAATATGTTTAAATAAAGAAAAGTCATAAATAATAAAAAACAAAAAATGGCCCATTATGGGCTGTTTTTTGTTTAAAAGAAAAATTATAATAAAATATTTCTTGACTTGTTAAAATAAATTTGATATGTTGATATTATCAAAGTAGGGATTAAAAAGGCTATGATTCTCCTTTTATATATTTAATGTGGTAACAAATAAGATAAAACCCATTAAGAAAAAATATTAAATATAAGAGGGCATATAAAAAATCTATGATATGTTAATGTAAGGAGGAGAAAATGAAAAAAATAATTTTTGTTTTAGGATTATTAGTTTCTATAGTATCATATTCAGAAGAAAAATCTGCTGTAACAGAAGTAGTATCTTCAGTGGTATCAGAAGCAGTATCTACAGGAAAGAATATTTTAAAAGGTGTAAAAGATGGTGTAGATATGGGAAGAAAAGATGGAGAAAGCTTAGATGAAGCTTTAATCATTTATGATAAAAAACTTTTTGAAGAAAATATAAAAGCTTCAGTTTTAACTGTAACAGAAGATGAATTAGGATATAAAGTGGTAGTTGGTTTAAAAAATGAGACAGATAAAATGATAAGATTAACAAATCTTCATGAGAAAAAATCTTTACAACTTTTAGATACTGATGGCTTTGCAGTTTTCTCTTTAGGACCATTTGATGATGTTAATATACCAAAAAAAGCTGCTGTAAAAAGTACTTTTGTATTTCCAGCTGATGGAAAACCAGAAATGATAAAAATTTATGAGAGCGAAATAAAAATTAAAGATGAAGTAATTAAAATAAAAAAATAAAAATTTTTAAATAATTTTTTATAAAAAAAGGACTTAATCAAATTTCTATAATAATCTATTATAAAAATTCTTTAGTCCTTTTTCTTTTTATCTAATCAACATTATTGATTAGATAGAATGGAAAATTTATATATTATTTTGTGTTATCCAAAAGTTTTTTAGTAAGAAGTCTATGTTCCCACATTTCATCTTCTGATTTATAACTTCTTTTTTCAAAAGTACTTTCTGTATAAGTATCACCAAATATTAAATCAAGAATATGTAAAGAATCTTTTCCAGCTGCTTCTAAAGTTCCTCTACAAGAACCACAATAACTTATTACAGAATCTTGAGTACAATCATTAGCTCTTCTAGTATAAATTTTTTCATAAAGAGCTGGATTAGAAGAACAAACCATTCCTCCTACTCCACAACATCTAGTGTTTTCTTTTATATTATTCATTTCTTCATATTTATATCCAAGTTCTTTTAATATCCATCTAATATTTTCATGGTGAGATGATACATCTCTAGTTACACAAGAATCATGGATATTAAATACAACATCACTGTTTATACCTTTATTTAAACTTTCTTTTGGTAAACCAATTTTTTCCCTCATTAAATCCCAATAAGAAATAACTTTTTTTCCACTTGTAGAAACAAAAGTTTTATAGCAAGATGGACAAATTGTTATAATTGTATCAGCACCAATTTTTTCAATCTCATCATTAGCCATTTTATTTCTAATTTTAAATTTATCTTCTTCTCCTATCATATTAGTAACTTTTCCACAACATCTCAACATAGCTGAAACATCATCACCTAAAGTTTCTTTTAAATGAGCATAAACTTTTTCTACTAATTCAGGTTTATATGCTGGAATTGTACATCCAGGTACAAAAACATATTTAGGAGATTTTTTCTCTTGGACAGATGTACAATAAGTAGGATTACATTCTAAAGCTTGTATTCTATCACTATCTACAAGATTTTCTATAACTTGTTTATTTCCATTGTCTCTGATATATTGTCTTTTTAGTTCTATAAAATTAGATTTTAAATCTAAATCTTTTGGACATTTAATAGTACATTGAGAACATTCATTACAAGAAAAAGCAATCATTTTTTCCATATGTTGATATCCTTTTTCTAAATAATCTCTAAATAACTCTTTTGGACAAGAAGTATAATCTTTTAACATCATACATTCTTTCATACAAAGTCTACATTCACATTGACGACATCTATCAGCTTCAAATTGAGCTTGTTCTTGAGTATATCCAAGTGAAACCTCTTCAAAAGATTTTATTCTTTCTTTAGGGTCTAAGTGAGGCATAGATACTCTTCTTTCTAAAACATCTATCCAGTCAACATCTCTTCTTAATTTTGTATCATAACTAGATGTATCTGAAATCTCTCTTCCCTCTTTTAAATCTTTTTCACTAAGGAATCTATCTACTGATTCAGCAGCACGACGACCAGTTGCCATAGCTTGTATTACAATTACAGATTCTCCACTAGCATCTCCAGTAATAAATACTTTTTCAATATCTTTACTTTGAAGAGTTTCTTTATCACATTCAAAAGTAGAATTTCTTTTTTGTGAAAGTAAATTAATTGCAAAACTATTATCAACTTCTTGACCTATAGCAAAAATAATAGTATCACAAGAAATATCTTTAAGTTGATTTTCATCAAATTTTGGAGAAAATACATGATTCTCATCAAATAGAGATAAACATTTTTTCAAAATTATTTTATCAATAGAAGAATCATCTTTTAAACTTATGTTTTTAACTCCATAACCATGTAAAAATTCTATTTCTTCTTCAAAAGCTCCCTTAACTTCTTCTTTTGATGCTGCCATTTCATCAAATGAACCCTCTAAACATACAGAATAAACTTTTTCAACTCCAGAAATTCTTCTTGAAGTTCTAGCACAGTCCATGGCCACATCTCCACCACCAACTACAAGAACAGTTTTTCCTAAATCTAATTTTTTATCTTTTGATAGAGCAGCTTCTTTTAAGAAAGAACTAGCACTTAAAATATTTTTAGAAGAAAGATTTGTTCCAACTCTACCTTTATGTTTTCCAACAGCTACAATTACAGAATCAAATTCTTTTAAAAGAGTTTCAAATTCTATATCTTTTCCAATTTCACAATTCATTTGGAATTTTACGCCTAATTTTTCTAAATAACTAATCTCTCTATTAAGAATATTTCTAGGTAATCTATATTCAGGAATACCTACAGCCATCATTCCACCTTTAACAGGTAATTTTTCAAAAACAGTTACTCCATATCCTTTTCTAATAAGGTCTAAAGCAGATTGTAATCCAGAAGGACCAGCTCCAATAACAGCTACATTTTTATTTTTATAGTCTTCTTTTTCTAAACTCCATAATTTTTCATCATCATAATTATCAGCTATATATCTTTTTAAACCAGCAATACTCATAGGAGAGTTTATCTCATTAATTTTACATTTTCCTTCACAAGGGTGAGCACAAATTCTTCCTAAAGTTCCAGGTAAAAATAATTTTTCTCTGATTGTAAGTAGAGCTTCTTCTCCTTTCCCTTCTCTAAGAAGTCTAATATATTCTTTCACATTTGTATGCATAGGACAAGTAGTGACACAAGCTGGATTTTCTTCTCCCATACATTCAGAAACTATTTTTTGCATATTTTCAATGATTTCTTCTTTTAACATGATTTTCTCCTTTATCTTTTTTTAGGTTCAATAGCAAAAATAAACACTCCAGTTACAATAACTAATCCCCAAATTATAAGATGTAAATTTATAGGAGCTCCAAAAAGAACAATACTAAATATAATTGTCCATAAGGCAGCAGTTGAATTAAGGGCTGTTCCCATAGCTGCCCCAATTAAATCAACAGCTTTGTACCAACAAAGATATGTTATAGCTCCAAGAATAGCTATTCCACCGAATTTGAAAACAGTTCCATTAATTATAACTTCAAAAGCTATACTACAACCACCAGAAAGAGGAACAACTATAAATCCATAAATTATCATAGAGATAAAGTATCTTAAACATAAAAATTGTTGTGGAATTGCTTTTATATGGTCTTCATCTTTTATATGTTTCATAGCAAAACCAATAATAACTCCTTCAGAGGCCCAACCTAAAACAGCTAGTAGAGCAAATAAAATTCCTGTTCCAAAAGTTTCAGGAATATCTCCAGTAGGTTTAAACCCTAACATAAAAGAACCTAAAAGACTAATGAAAATTCCAAGAACAGCTCTTTTAGTAAGTTTTTCTTTTAATAAGAAATATGAAAGAAGAGCACCAATTCCTGGATAAATAACTGATATACTAGAAGCGTATGGAGCTGTAGCATATTTTATGGCTAGTAAATAGGCACTCATTCCTACAGGGGCCCCTACTAAAGCAGCCACAGCTGTGGCTTTTCCTTTTTTAGTCTTTAAAAGTTCAAAAACTCCTTTTAATTGACTAGAAAAAAGTAAAGTTAAAGCAATCCATAAGAAAGCAAAACTATCATGAAAAAAAGCTGCCACAAGAGGAGGAACATTAATTTTTCCCATTAAAGTAGAATCAAGTCCCCAAGCTAAACCAACGATAACACCTAATAAAATTCCTTTTGTTCTATTGTTCATAAAATACTCCTTAAAATTTTTTAAACTTATATAAAATTAGCAAATAATATGCCAAAAATTTTAAATCTTATTTTTTCAATAAAAAAAATTTTAGAAAAATAAAAAACTAGAAAAGTGTCATCTTTTATAGTATAATTTATGTAATTATTAGTGACACTGTAATTTAAAATTACAATGGAGGAATTATGAAATTTGATTATAAAATATTAGAAGAAATAGAAATTGGTGTTATTTTATGTAATATTTTAGGAGAAATTCAATATTCAAATAAATATGCTAATGGATATCTTGAAAGAGAAAAAATAAATGTTAATGAGATTATAGAAGAATTAAAAGAAAAAGAAGATTTAAAAATGGGATTTAAGTTATTAACAAAAACTTATAAAAATATATTTTTTATGATTTTTTCTCAAAAAGAAGAGGGAAAATATTTAATTTTATTAAAACAAAAAGATTTTTTTAAAACTATTTTAAATGAAAATGATTCTTATACAAATGAAAAAAAATATACCTTTGAAAATGTTATAGGTAAAAGCCCACAAATTTTAAAAGTTATTGATGAATGTAAAAAGATAGCTGATGAAAATAGTAACATTCTTATAACAGGAGAGAGTGGAACAGGAAAAGAATTTTTTGCTAGAGCTATTCACAATAATAGTTCAAGAAGAAATTTTCCATTTATTCCTGTAAACTGTGGTTCAATACCTAGAGAACTTATAGAAAGTGAATTATTTGGTTATGAAAGTGGAGCTTTTACAGGAGCTAATAAACAAGGATATATAGGAAAATTTCAATTAGCTAATGGAGGGACAATATTTTTAGATGAAATAGGAGAAATGCCACTTAATATGCAAGTTTCTCTTCTAAGAGTTTTACAAGATAAATGTGTAACAAAAATAGGTTCAAAAAAATGTACCAAAGTAGATGTAAGAGTAATAGCAGCTACTAATAAATGTTTAAAAGATGAGATAAAAAAAGAAAGATTTAGAAAAGATTTGTATTATAGATTGAATGCTTTTAATATAAATATTCCACCACTAAAAGAGAGAATAGGTGATATTCCAATATTTTTAGAACATTTATTAAAAGAAAAAAGTATTGAATTAAATAAACCTATTCCAAAAGTTCCTAAATCTCTTTTCCAAAAAATTATATCTTATTGTTGGCCTGGAAATATAAGAGAGTTACAAAATTTTGTAGAAAACTTTGTTGTATTAGATGGAATAAGTACTTATGATATAAATTTTGATGAATGCCATTGTATGACACACGATAATTTAGGAAATAGAATTGAAATAAATCAATGTGGGGTAATAGAAAAAGTAGAGGAAAAAGTTTTACCTTTAGTAGAATTAGAAAAAAGAGAGATAGAAAAAGCTATAAAAATTTATGACGGAAATATGACTCAGATTGCTTCTGCTTTAGGAATAAGTAGAAATGCTCTATATAATAAGATGAAAAGATATGGAATAGAAAAATAAAAAAGAAAAAAGGTTGTTACTATTAAAAATTAAAATGTAACAACCTTTTATTTTTATCTTTTAAATTTATATCCAATTCCCCAAATAGTTATAATATATTCTGGAGAATCAGGATTCTTTTCAATTTTTTTTCTAATTTTTCTTATAAAAGCCATAATATTACTGTCATCTAAATAATATTCTTCATCCCAGACAGCTTGATAAATTTGTTCTTTAGTGAAAATTTCTCCTCTATTTTTAGCTAGAAAATAGAGAATATCAAATTCTTTTGGAGTTAATTGAACTTCTATATTATTTTGAGTAACTATTCTTTGTTTGTAGTTAATAACTAAAGAATCACAGACAATTTCCTCTATCTCTTTTTTATTTGTATTTCCATCTTCTAATTCTAACATTAAAGACCTAGTTTTTGATGTTAAAAGTTCATCAATACCTTCTAAAAATTCAGAAGTATCTTCCTCAATGTTACTATATTTTATTTTGTCATATAACCACTTTAAAAAAGAGGAATTTAAAGATATAAAATTTATTTTTTTCATAAAAAATCCTCCTAATTATAAAGTCCATTATATTTTTTTATATAAAATATTTTAAATTTATTTACAACAAAAATATAACTTATAATAATAAATGATAGAAATATAAAATACCAAATTGGTAGAGATGTAAAACCAATATATTCTACTATAGGACTATATACAAAACAACTAAATATTATCAATCCAATAATATTTAGAATTAAAATTCCAAATGAAAATTTACTATTTTTTGATATATCTTTTGATTTTAAAAGTTGTATTATCAAGGTCTGTGTCCAAAGAGAAACTAAAAACCAACCTGTATGAAATAATCCAATGAATTTATCTTGTAAATCATTGGATAAATTTATAAATAAATCTCCACAAATTTTAGGACACAAGAAATAATATAAAAATAGAAAAGTTACAATATCAAAGACAGAACTTATAATACCAAAGTATATCATAAAACTTTCTAAATTTTTAGAGGATATTTTTTGTGGAAAAAAAGATACATCTTCATCAATATTATCCCACGGCAAAGTAAAACAAAGTAAATCATAAATTAAATTTAATAATAAAAACTGAACTGCTGTCAATGGTTGAAATGGTAAAAATATACTTGCTATAACCATTGAAAATATATTTCCAAAATTTGAAGAGAAAGTTATTTTAATATATTTATTGATATTTATAAAAGCCTTTCTTCCCTCTAATATTCCTTGCTCTAAAATATTTAAGTCATTTTTTAATAAAATTACATCAGAGATATTTTTAACCTCTTCAACTGCAGAATCAACAGAAATTCCAACACTAGAATTTTTTAAAGCACCTAAATCATTTAATCCATCTCCTAAAAATCCTACAGTATGTTTTTGTGAATGTAAAATGTCAATAATTTCTGTTTTTTGGTTAGGAGTTAAATCAGTAAAAATATTATATTTTTCAATAACATTTTTTAAAGATTCTTTATTAAGTTTACTTAATTCCAGTCCACTTATTAGGTTTAAAGGCTTAATATTTAATCTTTTACAAATTGAATAAGTAGTTTTTTCTTGGTCACCAGTTAAAACTTTTATATTAATATTTAATTTTTTTAGATTTTCAATAGAAAGAGAAGCACTTTCTTTTGGAGGATTGAAAAATACTAAATAACCAACTAATATTAAATCCTTTTCATCTTCAATAGAAAAATTTTCATCAATTTTTTTATATGCAACTGCTAAAACTTTCATTCCATCTTCTAAAACTTCATCTATTACAGAATAAATATTTTCTTCATCTTTTTCATTATCAATTTTTTTAATAGTATTTTTGTATTTAATATAACCACATTTTTTAAATATATTTTTGACATTTCCTTTTACTAAAATATATTTTTCATTATTATTTTTTACAATAACAGTTGTAAATTTTCTTGTGTAATCAAAAGAAATTTCATCAATTTTTTTATTAGAATCTATTAAAGTTTTAAAATATTTTTTTTGACTAGGAATCTCCAAAAGTTTTAAAATAGATTTATCTAAATAATTTTTATTTTCACTATAATAACTATTTAAAAAAGCAAAATCTAAAACTTCTTTACTTTCATTCCCTAAAATATCCATATAATATTCTAAAGAAATTTCATCTTTTGTTAAAGTTCCCGTTTTATCAACACATAAAATATCCATACTTCCAAATTTTTCTAAAGCATTTATATTTTTTATAATAGTTGCTTTTTTTTCCATTTGAATACTTCCTTTTGTAAGACAAGCATTGATAACAATAGGAAAAAATTCAGGAGTAAGACCAATAGCTATGGATATTCCAAGAATAAAAGAATTCAACCACTCTTTTTTTAATAAACCATTTATTAAAAAGGATATTAGAATAAAAATTATTATAAATTTAATAAGAGTAAAAATAAAAGAATCAAAAGTTTTATTATAATCTTTTTTAGGAAGTTGTAAAATTTTTAATAACTTCCCATAAAGAGTATTTTCTCCTACTGATAAAATAATTCCCTCTCCATTTCCACTTAAAATATTACTTCCAGCATAAATTATATTATCT from Fusobacterium perfoetens ATCC 29250 includes these protein-coding regions:
- the gltS gene encoding sodium/glutamate symporter, translating into MNFGFNELGVLFNFDMIGTIAIGLISLIVGKKMKEKLTFLDRFGIPAAVLGGILFATIHLIIRVIGVGSISYDTTFQTPFMVVFFTTIGLGSSIEGLKKGGKLLIIFWLLSGVMTFMQTVIGVSLAKVTGINPLLGVMAGSVSMSGGHGSAGAFGQTIEELGVTGGLTVALSAATFGLIAGGLLGSPLAIHLIRKFNLKPKDVVNKDQVEKKSSTERREITFNSMMSHVTMLSIVMTLGIALSTFLKSQLGIALPSYVGAMFCAIIFNNLNIKFKWLDLDRNLLNIIGETSLNIFLSMALISLKLWELAALAVPLLIILMAQVLFMWVYTRFIVFKAMGGDYDAAVMISGMCGSGLGATTNAMINMEEVSSKYGYTVNPYLIVPLTGAFLIDIFQMPVIITAINMFK
- a CDS encoding FAD-dependent oxidoreductase, which gives rise to MLKEEIIENMQKIVSECMGEENPACVTTCPMHTNVKEYIRLLREGKGEEALLTIREKLFLPGTLGRICAHPCEGKCKINEINSPMSIAGLKRYIADNYDDEKLWSLEKEDYKNKNVAVIGAGPSGLQSALDLIRKGYGVTVFEKLPVKGGMMAVGIPEYRLPRNILNREISYLEKLGVKFQMNCEIGKDIEFETLLKEFDSVIVAVGKHKGRVGTNLSSKNILSASSFLKEAALSKDKKLDLGKTVLVVGGGDVAMDCARTSRRISGVEKVYSVCLEGSFDEMAASKEEVKGAFEEEIEFLHGYGVKNISLKDDSSIDKIILKKCLSLFDENHVFSPKFDENQLKDISCDTIIFAIGQEVDNSFAINLLSQKRNSTFECDKETLQSKDIEKVFITGDASGESVIVIQAMATGRRAAESVDRFLSEKDLKEGREISDTSSYDTKLRRDVDWIDVLERRVSMPHLDPKERIKSFEEVSLGYTQEQAQFEADRCRQCECRLCMKECMMLKDYTSCPKELFRDYLEKGYQHMEKMIAFSCNECSQCTIKCPKDLDLKSNFIELKRQYIRDNGNKQVIENLVDSDRIQALECNPTYCTSVQEKKSPKYVFVPGCTIPAYKPELVEKVYAHLKETLGDDVSAMLRCCGKVTNMIGEEDKFKIRNKMANDEIEKIGADTIITICPSCYKTFVSTSGKKVISYWDLMREKIGLPKESLNKGINSDVVFNIHDSCVTRDVSSHHENIRWILKELGYKYEEMNNIKENTRCCGVGGMVCSSNPALYEKIYTRRANDCTQDSVISYCGSCRGTLEAAGKDSLHILDLIFGDTYTESTFEKRSYKSEDEMWEHRLLTKKLLDNTK
- a CDS encoding DMT family transporter encodes the protein MNNRTKGILLGVIVGLAWGLDSTLMGKINVPPLVAAFFHDSFAFLWIALTLLFSSQLKGVFELLKTKKGKATAVAALVGAPVGMSAYLLAIKYATAPYASSISVIYPGIGALLSYFLLKEKLTKRAVLGIFISLLGSFMLGFKPTGDIPETFGTGILFALLAVLGWASEGVIIGFAMKHIKDEDHIKAIPQQFLCLRYFISMIIYGFIVVPLSGGCSIAFEVIINGTVFKFGGIAILGAITYLCWYKAVDLIGAAMGTALNSTAALWTIIFSIVLFGAPINLHLIIWGLVIVTGVFIFAIEPKKR
- a CDS encoding sigma-54 interaction domain-containing protein, which gives rise to MKFDYKILEEIEIGVILCNILGEIQYSNKYANGYLEREKINVNEIIEELKEKEDLKMGFKLLTKTYKNIFFMIFSQKEEGKYLILLKQKDFFKTILNENDSYTNEKKYTFENVIGKSPQILKVIDECKKIADENSNILITGESGTGKEFFARAIHNNSSRRNFPFIPVNCGSIPRELIESELFGYESGAFTGANKQGYIGKFQLANGGTIFLDEIGEMPLNMQVSLLRVLQDKCVTKIGSKKCTKVDVRVIAATNKCLKDEIKKERFRKDLYYRLNAFNINIPPLKERIGDIPIFLEHLLKEKSIELNKPIPKVPKSLFQKIISYCWPGNIRELQNFVENFVVLDGISTYDINFDECHCMTHDNLGNRIEINQCGVIEKVEEKVLPLVELEKREIEKAIKIYDGNMTQIASALGISRNALYNKMKRYGIEK
- a CDS encoding winged helix-turn-helix domain-containing protein — translated: MKKINFISLNSSFLKWLYDKIKYSNIEEDTSEFLEGIDELLTSKTRSLMLELEDGNTNKKEIEEIVCDSLVINYKQRIVTQNNIEVQLTPKEFDILYFLAKNRGEIFTKEQIYQAVWDEEYYLDDSNIMAFIRKIRKKIEKNPDSPEYIITIWGIGYKFKR
- the mgtA gene encoding magnesium-translocating P-type ATPase gives rise to the protein MEKDIYLDFLRSISSKDINEIYKIFNSSENGLKNSQININNKKYGKNIINFSKKLLILDCLKKSFFNFFNLLLFFIAIISYFIDGKNFTENKMMSFFMIIFLLLGGGIRFFQELKSNLRAKNLFSKIESEIFVRREGKILKIQSKDLLVGDIVILSVGDKVCGDIRLIKNKVLVSQSAITGESKIINKTSDKLFSKNSTYSNLDNIIYAGSNILSGNGEGIILSVGENTLYGKLLKILQLPKKDYNKTFDSFIFTLIKFIIIFILISFLINGLLKKEWLNSFILGISIAIGLTPEFFPIVINACLTKGSIQMEKKATIIKNINALEKFGSMDILCVDKTGTLTKDEISLEYYMDILGNESKEVLDFAFLNSYYSENKNYLDKSILKLLEIPSQKKYFKTLIDSNKKIDEISFDYTRKFTTVIVKNNNEKYILVKGNVKNIFKKCGYIKYKNTIKKIDNEKDEENIYSVIDEVLEDGMKVLAVAYKKIDENFSIEDEKDLILVGYLVFFNPPKESASLSIENLKKLNINIKVLTGDQEKTTYSICKRLNIKPLNLISGLELSKLNKESLKNVIEKYNIFTDLTPNQKTEIIDILHSQKHTVGFLGDGLNDLGALKNSSVGISVDSAVEEVKNISDVILLKNDLNILEQGILEGRKAFININKYIKITFSSNFGNIFSMVIASIFLPFQPLTAVQFLLLNLIYDLLCFTLPWDNIDEDVSFFPQKISSKNLESFMIYFGIISSVFDIVTFLFLYYFLCPKICGDLFINLSNDLQDKFIGLFHTGWFLVSLWTQTLIIQLLKSKDISKNSKFSFGILILNIIGLIIFSCFVYSPIVEYIGFTSLPIWYFIFLSFIIISYIFVVNKFKIFYIKKYNGLYN